A stretch of the Butyricicoccus intestinisimiae genome encodes the following:
- a CDS encoding sigma factor-like helix-turn-helix DNA-binding protein: MFDENSLVERVLSGDEDAFARLVARLEPRVYQYALRYLGEEQEARQATIETFNQVYRKLHRNMELRLSIWTLRLAADVCADIQKRKRGGKSSMAVFRLREIPHGKRGKKQAAMDLDAAIQSQLLRLTRQQREVLLLRDLIGLSDAETGQVLKLDVSGVRLRISRARRNLRELLVRQGALPQPEKHGEGKDCPHFQELCSQYVDECIEDADKAALLDHIQECSRCAAYLNDLTLIGRELLHMEEEQAPEGLRDEVVKSAVRQQRERAGLRALGLRIPIVALACFAAIFAVLVCSGVLGGLFVNTTRQETKMQSSGAHDTSVLSEDLRLPDAVTDMSYSYVIAAAGNAGLPELSASAELIAAEDGMEYYRVDGGLEIMQKLAEGMESVGYELESVSNDQLVITPTASQGLFIVIRQAKEDE, from the coding sequence ATGTTTGACGAAAATAGTCTGGTAGAACGCGTGCTCAGCGGGGATGAGGATGCGTTCGCTCGGCTGGTTGCTCGGTTGGAACCTCGCGTCTATCAGTATGCGCTGCGCTATTTGGGAGAAGAACAGGAGGCGCGGCAGGCAACCATTGAGACGTTTAATCAGGTGTACCGCAAGCTGCATCGCAACATGGAGCTGCGCCTGTCTATCTGGACGCTGCGCCTTGCGGCGGATGTCTGTGCGGACATTCAAAAGCGCAAGCGCGGCGGCAAAAGCTCCATGGCGGTCTTTCGTCTGCGCGAGATTCCGCACGGAAAGCGCGGGAAAAAACAGGCGGCGATGGATTTGGACGCTGCCATTCAGAGCCAGCTGCTGCGCCTGACCCGTCAGCAGCGCGAGGTGCTGCTGCTGCGCGATTTGATCGGATTGAGCGATGCGGAAACCGGACAGGTGCTCAAGCTGGATGTCAGCGGCGTGCGCCTGCGCATTTCGCGCGCGCGCCGCAATCTGCGCGAACTGCTTGTGCGGCAGGGCGCCCTGCCGCAGCCGGAAAAGCACGGAGAGGGCAAGGACTGCCCGCATTTCCAGGAGCTGTGCAGCCAATATGTGGACGAGTGCATTGAAGATGCAGACAAGGCGGCGCTGCTCGACCACATTCAGGAGTGCTCGCGCTGTGCGGCATATCTCAACGACCTGACGCTGATCGGCAGAGAGCTGCTGCATATGGAAGAAGAACAGGCGCCGGAAGGGCTGCGCGACGAGGTTGTCAAAAGTGCCGTTCGGCAGCAGAGAGAACGAGCAGGTCTGCGCGCGCTGGGTCTGCGCATTCCGATTGTGGCGCTGGCGTGCTTCGCGGCGATTTTTGCCGTACTGGTGTGCTCGGGCGTGCTGGGCGGTCTGTTTGTCAACACGACCAGACAAGAAACCAAGATGCAGAGCAGCGGCGCGCACGATACAAGTGTGCTGTCGGAGGATTTGAGATTGCCGGACGCCGTAACCGACATGAGCTATTCCTATGTGATTGCGGCGGCGGGCAATGCCGGTCTGCCGGAGCTTTCCGCCTCCGCGGAGCTCATCGCGGCGGAGGACGGTATGGAGTACTACCGCGTGGACGGCGGATTGGAAATCATGCAGAAGCTCGCCGAGGGCATGGAATCGGTCGGATATGAACTGGAATCCGTCAGCAATGACCAGCTGGTGATTACGCCGACGGCGTCGCAGGGGCTGTTTATCGTCATTCGGCAGGCGAAAGAGGACGAATAA
- the dusB gene encoding tRNA dihydrouridine synthase DusB: protein MTGFCIGQVNIDGRFIMAPMAGVTDRAFRQICRECGAAATISEMISTQALLFQDKKTRELLSLAPAEKPGWVQIFGSNPAYMADGAKKALDISGAQLLDINMGCPAPKIVKGGDGSALMCQPKLAEEIIRAVVQAVDVPVTVKFRKGWDADSQNYLDFAKMAEAAGAAAITLHGRTRAQMYAGKADWDAIAQVKRAVSIPVIANGDVDSAQKAMDILQATGADAVMIGRGALGNPWLFGQCNALLAGEDIPPLPPLRERLETARRQIVLAAEQKGEHIAMLQARKHIAWYLKGVRGTKKLKAGISELNSFEELDAMLTEAAKLEG, encoded by the coding sequence ATGACAGGGTTTTGTATTGGACAGGTGAACATTGACGGACGGTTTATCATGGCGCCGATGGCAGGTGTGACGGATCGGGCGTTTCGGCAGATTTGTCGGGAGTGCGGCGCGGCGGCAACCATCAGTGAGATGATCTCCACACAGGCCCTGCTGTTTCAGGACAAAAAGACGCGGGAGCTGCTGTCGCTGGCACCGGCGGAAAAGCCGGGCTGGGTGCAGATTTTCGGCAGCAATCCGGCGTATATGGCGGACGGTGCCAAAAAAGCACTGGACATTTCCGGTGCGCAGCTGCTTGACATCAATATGGGCTGTCCGGCACCGAAGATTGTCAAGGGCGGTGACGGCAGTGCGCTGATGTGCCAGCCTAAGCTGGCGGAAGAAATTATCCGCGCTGTGGTGCAGGCCGTCGATGTGCCGGTGACCGTCAAATTCCGCAAGGGCTGGGATGCAGACAGCCAGAATTATTTGGATTTCGCCAAGATGGCGGAGGCGGCGGGCGCGGCAGCCATCACGCTGCACGGGCGCACGCGGGCGCAGATGTATGCCGGCAAAGCGGATTGGGATGCCATTGCACAGGTCAAGCGCGCTGTGTCGATTCCGGTCATTGCCAACGGTGATGTGGACAGCGCACAAAAGGCAATGGATATTTTGCAGGCAACCGGCGCGGATGCCGTCATGATTGGCCGCGGCGCGCTGGGCAATCCGTGGCTGTTCGGTCAGTGCAATGCGCTGCTGGCGGGCGAAGACATTCCGCCGCTGCCGCCGCTGCGCGAGCGGCTGGAAACCGCACGCAGACAAATTGTTCTGGCGGCGGAACAAAAGGGAGAACACATTGCCATGTTGCAGGCGCGCAAGCACATCGCGTGGTATCTCAAGGGCGTGCGCGGAACCAAAAAGCTCAAGGCGGGCATTTCCGAGCTGAACTCGTTTGAAGAACTGGATGCCATGCTGACAGAGGCGGCAAAACTGGAGGGGTAA
- a CDS encoding DedA family protein, with protein MIMDWIAKYGAVVFLVITCLEAMNCPGMPAGVVLPAAGIYAASGKISLLFVIFLTVIGGMAGTAAMYYIGRLGGHSLMHWLKARGPKIKNGCERCEEYLQHRSFVKIFIGRMLPVVRTLLPLPAGVCEVEPVSFLSASALGILCYNAAFVSAGYFLGHALI; from the coding sequence ATGATTATGGACTGGATCGCCAAATACGGCGCCGTTGTTTTTTTGGTCATTACCTGCCTGGAGGCGATGAACTGCCCCGGCATGCCGGCGGGCGTTGTGCTGCCTGCGGCGGGAATCTATGCCGCGAGCGGAAAGATATCCCTGCTTTTTGTCATTTTTCTGACGGTAATCGGCGGTATGGCGGGAACTGCGGCGATGTATTATATCGGCCGGCTGGGCGGACATTCGCTCATGCACTGGCTCAAGGCGCGCGGTCCGAAAATCAAAAACGGCTGTGAGCGGTGTGAGGAATATTTACAGCACAGAAGCTTTGTGAAAATTTTTATCGGGCGGATGCTGCCGGTGGTGCGGACGCTGCTGCCGCTTCCCGCCGGTGTCTGTGAGGTAGAGCCTGTCTCATTTCTCAGCGCCAGCGCGCTGGGCATTCTGTGCTATAACGCGGCGTTCGTCAGCGCGGGCTATTTTCTGGGACACGCCCTGATATGA